The following DNA comes from Xiphophorus hellerii strain 12219 chromosome 5, Xiphophorus_hellerii-4.1, whole genome shotgun sequence.
GACTTGACCTCTGTATCTCATCCACTCACTCTTCCATCATTTTATGTGCTTGTGTTCTCTATTTTTATCACCGACATGACATGAGCAGCTctccataaataaaatctgtgtcATTCATCATTCCACATCTCCAGCCCCTTTGTTCTCCCTGTTCAGGGGTCGTAcaggtgcttgaaatccttgaaagcGATTGAATTACATAATActtgttttcaaggtttggaaagagCTTAataaagtccttgaaagttcttgatattcaaactgtcCAGTTTTGTAATAAGGTGCAATCTAACATTTGATTCaaagcctaaatttggaaaacattactgacatttgaaaccagatattttcatacacctaATAAAAAGGAAGACACTTTTTTCTCACTGTTATGTCAGActaaacttttgttgttttaggttACTTAGAATTACCAAATTATCACTacttgctaaatgccagaaagcCTAGCAagaacatttcttatttaattttatttttaaatatttattatttccaaTGGCTCAATGACTTATTGATctgtttaattgaaataaagaaTCATTGTATGTTATCAAAATTGAaggattctttttttatttattagtgttttgtttttggaccAGTCAGGTGTGTagggtgtgtgtgagaaaaacatttcaaaacatacaattttgttatattttagtttatcttGGCAGTGCCGTACGATGTGGAAGacattattaataacagtaatataTGACATCATAATATTGAgttgaaactgtctttttttttttttagttcatttgtattgttttcaaCTCCACGGTGTAATTCtggaaaaatttgaaaatgcttgaaaagtgtTAGAAATTTACTATGGGAAAAGTGTCTGACCTTTGCCTGTCGCTCTACGTTCACCGTAatctttcttctcctctctccCCTTCAACCATTCTTCTCTCCTCCTGTCCGCCTCAGATGAAACTAGGTGGAGGCTGGGTGTGGCGGCTGCTGTTCCTGTCCTCGCTGGCCGTGGCGGCCATGGCGTCCAGCGACGAGCCTTCTGAGGCGGACGTTCTGGACGGCGATGGCGACATGCGCCTTGACGAGGAGGAAATGCAGGTTCTGATGGCGGACGatgacgaagaggaggaggcgaTGGTGGCGGATGAAGAGCAGTTTGATGAGGATAAAGATGGAGATGAAACGTCTGAAACTGACGCCAATGTCACCTTCCAGGTCGAGAACAGATCCAACAATAAGTGCATATCTGGATTTTAAACCTTTGATTTCAAATTATAACATTATAATCCATTAATCCCAGGTAACATACAAGACTCCTGTTCCCACTGGAGATGTATACTTTGCAGAAACCTTTGACGATGGGTCACTGGACAGGTAAAATTAGGAGTTAATGGAAATTCTGGTTATATCAGCCCTCACTGTTATCTGGGGCCTGTACGGTTTTCCATACCTGAAAGATTTTTTGAATGTTGATCTGGGCAGATGGCAGCCATCAAAAACAACGAAGGAGGATGCAGATGATGAAATCGCCAAATATGATGGTTTGTAGCCTTTTATCTGCTAATcctactgttttatttttatacaccACAGACTCTCAAAGCCCTTTAGACATTTGGATCAGTCTAAGCCATTCTTATTTCTGACTAAATTTTATTTGTCCTCTCCTGTCTGTCTGCAGGAAAGTGGATGGTGGAGCCGCTAAAGGAGAACAAGGTTCCCGGAGACCAAGGCCTGGTGCTCAAGTCCCGGGCCAAACACCACGCCATAGCAGCCATGCTGGACAAACCCTTTGTCTTCCAGGATGAACCTCTGGTTGTCCAGTGAGTTCACATGAGAACAAGATGCAAGttctaatgaaataaaaacataaatgtcagagttgagtttttttttgttgtttttttttttttttattgcaggtATGAGGTGAATTTCCAAGATGGTATTGACTGTGGTGGAGCATACATCAAGCTGCTGTCTGACTCTGGCAGCCTCAGTCTGGTtggtatttgtgttttatattccTTAAAGTTTATGTATTACCGTTTTagaaattttcattttctatgtGTTCTGGCTTGCAGTTCATATTGGATATATTTCTTAACATAATGGCCACCCAAGATTTCAATATATCCACAGAGTCAGACCGTGTCTGTTTCCACCTTTGGGTTTTTTAGTAggagttttggtctcatctggcCAGAAAATATTagtgtgaaacatttgtttatatgcAACTTTAAGAcgtcattttattcattaaaaaaaacaacaaaaaaaaaactttttgcatCTGTCTAACCATGCCATGCTTTTTCTGCCTTCTTCTAATTGTTTTCTCATGAATTTTAACCCTTGTGTTGCTAACTGAGGTCTGTAGGATGTTAGGCAGCTGCTGGGTTGTTAGTTGTCTGCCATTCCCTCAGAAGATTACTTGCATTGTTAAATTAGCAGAATAATGTGCTGCAACTGATGCAAGAtctttgctgatgtttttttttctaattggtGCAATTATTAAGTTCTAGGAAATGTTATTTACATGAGGTTTCAGACTTATATTTTGCAACAATCTGCAGTCACATTAAGTAGCAAGTGACGACACAACCGTctccatttacttttttttttttgttttgtttgggttttttgtcaGGACAAAAGGGAGCAAGTAGCATCAACCTAACTGGTGATTTTGTGGTTTCAGTGAAATGTTGCCAAATCAGTAACGTTATTGATCGTATTGATTTCCTTCTTGTTTTCGCATGCAGGAACAGTTCCATGACCGTACACCTTACACCATCATGTTTGGCCCTGACAAATGCGGAGAAGACTACAAACTGCACTTCATCTTCCGCCACAAAAACCCCCTGAACAAAGACATGGAGGAGAAACACGCCAAGAGGGCCGACGTGGACCTGAAGAAGTTCTACACCGACAAGAAGACTCACCTCTACACTCTGGGTGTGTGGCTGATTGACGAGCTGCGTTTAATTTTTTGATCCTGTGgggattttttgtgtgtgtgctctcCTTACTTTTGTCTGCTTTCAGTCCTGAACCCAGACAACAGCTACGAGATGTTCATCGATCAGTCGAGCGTGAGCCGTGGCAACCTGCTGTACGACATGGTGCCTCCTGTCAACCCGCCAAAGGAGATCGACGATCCAAATGACTCCAAGCCGGACGACTGGGACGAGAGGGCCAAGATCCCTGACCCCGAGGCTGTGAAGCCTGATGACTGGTGATTAATTTTTGTCTCTAATAGCAACAGGCAGAAGTTTCACCAAATGTTCTGGccacatttaacatttttaactcaaatacTGTTATAAAAACTTGATGCAATACACAACCATAAAACTACATCCTGAGTACAAATTgtgttaatttattaaaaatgacacaaagatTGAAACGGTTCCTTGACAGACCGTTGCATACCTTTTAGAATTTTACATTAACATCTGAGAAACActtggatttctttttgtttcccgAATGTTGTTGAACCCATTTGCAGCAGATCAAATTATGTCACATGATCAAAGTTGAAGATCTTTAAAAaactaagaaagaaagaaaaatcaatacaaGTAGATTTATATAAAATCTTTCAGACATAAATCAAAAAAGTGCttagacaaatttaaaaaaataagtcaacCAACACTACATACAAAAAGTTAAGGAAcgtatttttttcataaatcgTTTTTCTTGTTAGAAAACAGAATCCACGGTTCTCAAACTTGGTGGGAATAGTTGAGGCtattaatgaaaacacatttcgTGTCCAGCCTCGTACGGTGTTCAGCCATCAGATCCTGGTCACCAGACCTCCAGGACCAGCTAATGAAATATTCATGTAAAAGTCTTAAGAGATAAAAAGTTGGACCTTGTCAtctaacataaaaacaagagtCAAAGTAAAAGAGCCCAGAGGACAAGAAGTTTTTATGACTAGAGGTAAACATTTCTGGAACCCAAACAGTTCTTTCTTCAACAAGCTAGAGAAATTATTCAGCCATAAACCTTTCTACACATCATCTATAAAGCTGTGATTATTAAAGGTCTTTAAAACACTCCGGACTTTCTGAGCCTCAAATGAAATCTGTAATTGGATTTCTCTTTGTCTTCCAGGGACGAGGATGCTCCTGCAAAGATTGAGGATCCTGACGCCTTGAAGCCAGAAGGATGGCTGGATGACGAGCCAGAGTTCGTTTCCgacccaaatgcagagaaaCCAGAGGACTGGTGGGTCCTTGAACTGACCGGCACCAACAATGTGTGTTTGATAAAGCAGAGTGATGTTTGTCTGACTGCTGTTTGGGGGCAGGGACGAGGAGATGGACGGGGAGTGGGAGGCCCCGCAGGTTCCTAACCCATCCTGTGAGACGGCTCCTGGCTGTGGCGAGTGGAAGCGGCCGATGATCAACAACCCTCAGTATAAGGGCAAGTGGAAAGCCCCTCTGATTGACAACCCCAACTATCAGGTAACGGGAACTCTTCTCATGAACCGTCCGTATTTTTGTGACGTTCCTGTCATGAAACCACGTCCGCTCTGCAGGGAGTCTGGAAGCCGCGCAAAATGATGAACCCAGAATATTTTGAGGACCTGCAGCCGTTCAGGATGACTCCGTTTAAGGCTTTGGGCCTGGAGCTGTGGTCCATGACCTCAGACATTTACTTCGACAACTTCATCATCACTTCTCACAAGGAGGTGGCTGACCGCTGGGCCTCAGACAGCTGGGGGCTGAAGAAACTGGTGGCCAGCGCCAACGAGGTCAGTGGAGGACGGTTGGACCGATCGTGTACTGTCCTGTTTCTGCAAGGCTCATCTCTGGTCTCTTGTTTTTAATCCTGACAGCCGGGGATATTTTCTCAGCTGCTGATGGCAGCGGAGGAGAGACCTTGGCTTTGGATAATCTACATCCTGACAGTCGGTCTGCCCGTCGGACTGGTGGTGCTCTTCTGCTGGCCAAAGGTGGCAAGAATCTCCTGATCTTTACCAACATGAATCCATCTCACAGGTCCTACTTGACTCGGCTGTTTTCATTTCCAGAAACCAGTAGATGACTACGTATACAGACGGGTCGAACAACCCCAGTCTCACatagaagaggaagaagaggaggaagagggaggagaAGCAGATGAGGAAGAGAAGGAAGCTGGAGCTGGAGAACCAGCAGCAGGTGTGACAATTATCTGTTGGTGTTTCAACTTCGCTGCGGTGTTATCCTTCACCCTCATCATCAccgctgcttttctttttaaagcacaAGACGAAGGGGAGAGCCAGGAGAATAACGGACAGGGAGACAATCAAGTGGGGGCTGATaatgaagaagaagagatggaggaggaagaggaagaagaagaagaatcggaggaaaacaaaactccaGAAAGAACATTAGAAGATGAGGTGAGAGTCtcatgttctgtttgtttgtggtgAATCTTTCCGTAAACATGGAGGCTGGAAATATTTCCCCACCAAAACAACTCTGGCATATCTGGCATTAAGTGAGGATTCAAGAGGAGTTTTGCCGAGTAGTTTTGAGCAGTCAGTAGCTAATCCTCCGGAGAGGATGCAAAGACTGATGAGGTGtcagatttttagttttgaGATTTTCAACAGGTTTTGAGTTggagttgttttaaaatgtgtcttgGAACAGTTAAGGTTTTAGCAGCTGTTTACTGGGGTCGGGTTCTGatattaaattattgtcattttaaaacttttatggCTTTCTTATAGTTTTTAACAGGAGCTATACAATACTGAATCACAGTCCTAATTGCAATATCTGTCATCAATATGACAATCACATAAGGCAGCCAGGATCAGTATTTAGTTGCACATTATAATTCAAATGCCATGCATTCATAATACCAGACAGCTGCCTAACATTGTAACACTCTTGCTTTCTCTTCGTTGATACTCCTCCGATTCTCCAAGCTGAGATTATTTGGTCTGCAGGTAGGATATTGCTTAACTACGCCACAGAACCCCAATTTAGACAAACGTTAATGTGACACACACCTAACGGTGCAAC
Coding sequences within:
- the clgn gene encoding calmegin; amino-acid sequence: MKLGGGWVWRLLFLSSLAVAAMASSDEPSEADVLDGDGDMRLDEEEMQVLMADDDEEEEAMVADEEQFDEDKDGDETSETDANVTFQVTYKTPVPTGDVYFAETFDDGSLDRWQPSKTTKEDADDEIAKYDGKWMVEPLKENKVPGDQGLVLKSRAKHHAIAAMLDKPFVFQDEPLVVQYEVNFQDGIDCGGAYIKLLSDSGSLSLEQFHDRTPYTIMFGPDKCGEDYKLHFIFRHKNPLNKDMEEKHAKRADVDLKKFYTDKKTHLYTLVLNPDNSYEMFIDQSSVSRGNLLYDMVPPVNPPKEIDDPNDSKPDDWDERAKIPDPEAVKPDDWDEDAPAKIEDPDALKPEGWLDDEPEFVSDPNAEKPEDWDEEMDGEWEAPQVPNPSCETAPGCGEWKRPMINNPQYKGKWKAPLIDNPNYQGVWKPRKMMNPEYFEDLQPFRMTPFKALGLELWSMTSDIYFDNFIITSHKEVADRWASDSWGLKKLVASANEPGIFSQLLMAAEERPWLWIIYILTVGLPVGLVVLFCWPKKPVDDYVYRRVEQPQSHIEEEEEEEEGGEADEEEKEAGAGEPAAAQDEGESQENNGQGDNQVGADNEEEEMEEEEEEEEESEENKTPERTLEDEQKDGGDVAGESHKQAVRKRRVRKD